A genomic window from Actinomycetes bacterium includes:
- a CDS encoding phosphocholine cytidylyltransferase family protein, which yields MRTAVLLAAGLGSRLAPLTDAVPKCLVCVSGVPILGRLVLALNGHGFERLVVVTGYKAAAIRDYLGERFGGITIEYIVSPLFETTNNIYSLWLARDVIDDAFLLVESDLVFDEDLLAPLLHPDRIAVSRQLPWMSGTTVTLGGDGHVNAFYTAPPGVYGQHCTDVDHYMAVNICSLARDTWAEVGTRLDQHVAAGQTGYFYEYVFEEMTADGCMAPKAVIFPADRWYEIDTPADLRAAELVFPRHLHPAGGSGRTALSAGAAG from the coding sequence GTGCGCACCGCGGTGCTGCTCGCTGCCGGCCTGGGCAGCCGGCTGGCGCCGTTGACCGACGCGGTGCCGAAGTGTCTGGTCTGCGTGAGCGGGGTGCCGATCCTTGGGCGACTGGTCCTCGCCCTGAATGGTCACGGGTTCGAGCGCCTGGTCGTGGTCACCGGTTACAAGGCCGCGGCGATCCGCGACTACCTCGGTGAGCGCTTCGGCGGCATCACGATCGAGTACATCGTCAGCCCGCTGTTCGAGACCACCAACAACATCTACTCGCTGTGGCTGGCCCGAGACGTGATCGACGACGCGTTCCTGCTGGTCGAGAGCGATCTCGTTTTCGACGAGGATCTGCTGGCGCCGCTGCTGCACCCCGACCGGATCGCCGTCTCCAGGCAGCTGCCGTGGATGAGCGGGACCACGGTCACCCTCGGCGGGGACGGCCACGTCAACGCCTTCTACACCGCGCCCCCGGGCGTCTACGGCCAGCACTGCACCGACGTCGACCACTACATGGCGGTCAACATCTGCAGTCTGGCGCGCGACACCTGGGCCGAGGTCGGCACGCGCCTCGACCAGCACGTGGCAGCCGGCCAGACTGGCTACTTCTATGAGTACGTGTTCGAGGAGATGACCGCCGACGGCTGCATGGCCCCGAAGGCCGTGATCTTCCCCGCCGACCGTTGGTACGAGATCGACACGCCGGCCGATCTCCGTGCGGCCGAACTGGTGTTCCCCAGACACCTGCACCCCGCAGGAGGGTCCGGGCGGACAGCCCTCAGCGCTGGGGCGGCGGGGTGA